One part of the Gossypium raimondii isolate GPD5lz chromosome 1, ASM2569854v1, whole genome shotgun sequence genome encodes these proteins:
- the LOC105786332 gene encoding kinesin-like protein KIN-5C, translating into MSGRHEREKGVNVQVLLRCRPFSEDELRNNAPQVVTCNEFQREVAVSQNIAGKHIDRVFTFDKVFGPTAQQKDLYEQAVVPIVNEVLEGFNCTIFAYGQTGTGKTYTMEGECKRGKAGHNGELPADAGVIPRAVQQIFDTLEGQNAEYSVKVTFLELYNEEITDLLAPEEISKVVLEEKQKKTLPLMEDGKGGVLVRGLEEEIVTTSSEIFTLLERGSAKRRTAETLLNKQSSRSHSLFSITIHIKEATPEGEELIKCGKLNLVDLAGSENISRSGARDGRAREAGEINKSLLTLGRVISALVEHLGHVPYRDSKLTRLLRDSLGGRTKTCIIATVSPAVHCLEETLSTLDYAHRAKHIKNKPEVNQKMMKSTLIKDLYGEIERLKGEVYAAREKNGVYVPKERYYQEESERKAMADQIEKMGVLLENHQKQLEELQDKYVAQVRQCSDLSGKLEKTEKNLNETSKLLVNSEEELKKCRYVLKEKEFIISQQKQAENALAHQACALRSDLEKAVKDNALLFLKIGREDKLNADNRVVVNNYQVELAQQIGSICNLVSSLMSQQNEHLESVEKLCRSFTDTHQKAILDMKKKVTAARTLHVSQMEAVQNIVRLHKGSSNAALDEISTLAASNAHSIEEFLKSEAGKAASIFNDLQGTLATHQGEMALFARELRQRFHASIEQTKNISDYTNGILDKLSEESVKVQNHAVQADEVQMKSIASFQKVYEEQSKSDSEKLIADMTNLVYNHVCRQKELVDARLLDIRESAMANKTFLDGHVSSMVGITTDAKRKWREFVMQAENDAKDSSDYSAAKHCRMEALLQQCVSTAESAFKHSKDAQESVNEMAYKHVSDMASLIRNASDANEQHDAEINCARISAEQDSLKSTDDTLKYIDSMSEQEHGIKSRILDSVKAHGKTLKIFHDDHSSQATSIKQRAEETFQQTYMNYEPSGTTPLRSEQDVPTKGTIESLRAMPMEALVEEFRENNSYESFEPKLLKSSVIPTRSPLTEIN; encoded by the exons ATGTCCGGTCGCCACGAAAGAGAGAAAGGCGTCAACGTTCAAGTCCTCCTCCGTTGCAg GCCATTTAGTGAAGATGAGTTAAGGAACAATGCGCCGCAGGTAGTGACTTGTAATGAGTTCCAACGAGAAGTGGCTGTTTCGCAGAACATCGCCGGGAAGCATATCGATAGGGTTTTCACTTTCGATAAG GTATTTGGGCCAACAGCCCAACAAAAAGATCTATACGAACAAGCAGTGGTTCCGATTGTGAATGAAGTCTTAGAAGGTTTTAACTGTACTATTTTTGCTTATGGGCAAACTGGTACTGGCAAAACTTACACTATGGAAGGTGAATGCAAGAGGGGAAAG GCGGGACATAATGGCGAGTTGCCAGCTGATGCAGGGGTTATCCCGAGAGCAGTTCAACAAATATTTGATACCTTAGAGGGTCAGAATGCAGAATACAGCGTAAAAGTTACATTTTTGGAACTATATAATGAGGAAATTACTGATTTACTTGCGCCTGaagaaatttcaaaagttgtttTGGAGGAGAAGCAGAAGAAGACGTTGCCACTTATGGAAGATGGGAAAGGTGGAGTTCTTGTGAGAGGTTTAGAAGAAGAAATTGTTACAACTTCTAGTGAGATATTTACTTTGCTTGAAAGAGGGTCTGCTAAACGTCGAACTGCAGAGACTTTGTTGAATAAGCAGTCAAG TCGGTCgcattctttattttctattacaaTTCATATTAAGGAGGCGACACCAGAAGGTGAAGAGCTTATAAAGTGTGGGAAGCTGAATTTGGTTGATTTAGCAGGATCAGAAAATATATCTCGATCTGGTGCTAGGGAT GGTCGTGCAAGAGAAGCTGGTGAAATTAATAAGAGTTTGCTTACTTTAGGACGAGTTATAAGTGCTCTCGTGGAGCATCTTGGGCATGTTCCATACAG GGATAGCAAGCTTACTCGATTACTCCGTGATTCACTTGGGGGAAGAACAAAGACTTGCATTATAGCAACAGTTTCTCCTGCTGTCCATTGTCTGGAGGAGACCTTAAGCACACTTGATTATGCACACAGGGcaaaacacataaaaaataagCCTGAG GTTAAccaaaaaatgatgaaatcaacTCTTATAAAGGACctttatggtgaaattgaacGCCTAAAGGGAG AGGTGTATGCTGCTCGTGAGAAAAATGGTGTTTATGTTCCAAAAGAGCGGTATTACCAAGAGGAAAGTGAAAGGAAG GCAATGGCCGATCAGATTGAAAAAATGGGGGTCCTTCTCGAAAACCATCAGAAg CAACTTGAGGAATTGCAAGACAAATATGTTGCTCAAGTTCGACAGTGCTCAGATTTGAGTGGCAAACTTGAGAAGACAGAG AAAAACTTGAATGAAACCAGCAAATTGCTTGTCAACTCCGAAGAAGAATTGAAGAAGTGTCGTTATGTGCTGAAGGAGAAAGAATTTATCATATCTCAGCAGAAACAAGCAG aaaatgctTTAGCACATCAAGCTTGTGCTTTGAGGTCTGACTTAGAGAAAGCTGTCAAGGATAATGCTTTGTTGTTCCTAAAAATTG GAAGGGAAGACAAGCTGAATGCTGATAATAGAGTAGTGGTTAACAACTATCAAGTAGAACTTGCCCAACAAATTGGTTCTATTTGCAACCTGGTGTCCTCATTAATGTCTCAGCAAAACGAACACCTTGAGAGTGTTGAGAAACTCTGTCGTTCTTTTACTGATACACATCAAAAG GCAATCTTGGATATGAAGAAAAAGGTCACTGCCGCGAGGACTTTGCATGTTTCCCAGATGGAGGCAGTCCAAAATATTGTGCGTTTGCACAAGGGTAGCTCCAATGCTGCCCTAGATGAAATTTCAACTCTGGCTGCTTCAAACGCACATTCCATCGAAGAG TTCCTCAAATCCGAGGCTGGAAAAGCAGCTTCAATATTTAATGATCTTCAGGGTACTCTTGCAACTCACCAGGGAGAAATGGCTCTTTTTGCAAGGGAGCTACGGCAG AGGTTCCATGCTAGTATTGAGCAAACAAAAAACATTTCTGATTACACCAATGGAATTCTTGATAAGCTTTCTGAAGAGTCTGTGAAGGTTCAGAATCATGCAGTCCAAGCTGATGAAGTTCAAATGAAGAGCATCGCTAGCTTCCAGAAGGTTTATGAG GAACAATCAAAATCTGATTCCGAGAAGCTTATTGCTGATATGACAAATCTTGTGTATAACCATGTTTGTCGGCAAAAAGAGCTG GTGGATGCAAGGCTTCTGGATATCAGAGAAAGTGCTATGGCAAACAAAACATTTTTAGATGGACATGTTTCCTCCATGGTGGGTATTACAACAGATGCAAAACGAAAATGGCGAGAATTTGTTATGCAAGCAGAGAATGATGCTAAAGACAGTTCTGATTACTCGGCTGCCAAACATTGTCGCATGGAGGCACTTTTACAGCAATG TGTGTCGACTGCTGAATCTGCATTCAAGCACAGCAAAGATGCTCAGGAATCTGTAAATGAGATGGCTTATAAACATGTTTCAGATATGGCATCACTTATAAG GAATGCTTCTGATGCAAATGAGCAGCATGACGCCGAGATTAATTGTGCCAGGATTTCAGCTGAGCAAGATAGCTTGAAGAGTACTGATGATACCCTTAAATACATTGATA GTATGTCAGAGCAGGAACATGGAATTAAATCCAGAATCTTGGATTCCGTTAAAGCTCATGGCAAAACCCTCAAGATATTCCACGATGATCATTCAAGTCAAGCTACATCAATCAAACAGAGAGCAGAAGAAACATTCCAGCAGACATATATG AATTATGAGCCGAGTGGGACGACTCCATTACGAAGCGAACAAGATGTACCGACCAAGGGGACTATTGAATCATTACGAGCCATGCCAATGGAAGCCTTGGTCGAAGAATTTCGAGAAAACAACTCGTACGAGTCATTTGAACCAAAGTTGTTAAAGTCATCAGTAATACCAACACGCTCTCCCCTTACCGAAATCAACTAA